A region from the Rhinoderma darwinii isolate aRhiDar2 chromosome 2, aRhiDar2.hap1, whole genome shotgun sequence genome encodes:
- the LOC142742308 gene encoding E3 ubiquitin-protein ligase TRIM39-like, with protein sequence MASARTNHVKDLQEELTCPICLDNFTDPVSIQCGHNFCRACISQTWRGIRNNFSCPQCRKVSRWKFLRPNRVVENVVEISAHLLAANGSEEKKKVCKKHQEPIKLYCKTDAEEICVVCRESVYHKSHMVIPIEESSKEFKGEVQDRLQALRKEVADIVQLKTGEEESAVKLQDEVLQKRKMVTAGFEGLRQLLADEETTINHRLENIEKAIKQRRNESVARLNEQLASLQTVIIDLEKSFPVSNNQTSQDQKASLDRCFSDVPQPKRRMPGHAGNRATLDYFLSFHVPLSLDLKTVNPNLLVTFNRKCVKYEEEALNLTPGPERFDLKPCVLATTGFRFGKHYWEVEVGGGIYWTIGIAKQSICRKGMFKIKPGKGIWAIGLLGMYTDRYYAFTNPDTLLNPKEQPERVGVFLNCDEGYVSFYNALSLEQLFTFDFLLVSEKFFPFFCVGALGTELKLN encoded by the exons ATGGCGAGTGCACGGACCAATCATGTTAAAGACCTACAGGAAGAACTGACGTGTCCCATTTGCCTTGATAACTTCACCGACCCCGTCTCTATACAGTGTGGTCACAACTTTTGTCGAGCATGTATCTCACAAACATGGAGAGGCATTCGCAACAATTTCTCATGCCCTCAATGTCGGAAGGTTTCCAGGTGGAAGTTTCTAAGACCAAACCGAGTAGTGGAAAATGTAGTGGAGATTTCGGCACACCTGCTTGCAGCGAACGGCAGTGAAGAAAAGAAGAAAGTGTGTAAAAAGCACCAAGAGCCAATAAAACTGTATTGTAAGACTGATGCAGAAGAAATCTGTGTAGTGTGCAGAGAGTCCGTCTATCACAAGAGCCATATGGTAATACCCATAGAAGAATCATCAAAAGAATTTAAG ggTGAAGTTCAAGATCGTCTGCAAGCATTAAGAAAGGAGGTTGCCGATATTGTCCAACTTAAAACTGGAGAAGAAGAAAGCGCTGTCAAACTTCAG GATGAAGTTCTACAAAAACGTAAAATGGTGACGGCAGGTTTTGAAGGTTTGCGACAACTTCTGGCTGATGAAGAAACCACCATCAATCACCGTTTGGAAAACATTGAGAAAGCGATTAAGCAGAGGAGAAACGAAAGTGTCGCCAGGCTCAATGAACAGCTCGCCTCCCTCCAAACAGTCATTATCGACCTTGAAAAAAGTTTTCCCGTTTCAAACAACCAAACTAGTCAG GACCAGAAAGCCTCTCTGGACAG ATGTTTTTCTGACGTTCCCCAACCTAAACGCAGAATGCCCGGACATGCGGGAAACAGAGCCACGCTGGACTATTTTCTGTCATTCCATG TTCCATTATCCCTGGATCTGAAGACTGTCAATCCAAATCTTCTGGTAACCTTCAACAGAAAATGTGTTAAATATGAGGAAGAGGCTCTGAATTTGACCCCAGGTCCAGAGAGGTTTGACTTAAAACCATGTGTTTTGGCAACCACCGGATTCAGATTCGGGAAACATTATTGGGAAGTGGAGGTGGGAGGTGGCATATACTGGACCATTGGCATTGCTAAACAGTCTATATGCAGAAAAGGAATGTTTAAAATTAAACCAGGGAAAGGAATATGGGCCATTGGTTTACTTGGCATGTATACCGATAGATACTATGCTTTCACCAACCCTGATACCCTCTTGAATCCTAAGGAACAGCCTGAAAGAGTTGGGGTCTTCTTGAACTGTGATGAAGGCTATGTTTCATTTTACAATGCTCTGAGCCTGGAGCAGCTTTTCACTTTTGATTTTCTGCTAGTGTCTGAAAAATTCTTCCCCTTTTTTTGTGTCGGAGCTTTAGGAACAGAACTTAAACTTAACTAA